The Oceanispirochaeta sp. genome includes the window TTTTTATTCTCATGAGGTCTGCCCTTGGCAAAAGCAACAATCTGGGCAACCAGATTGGCCTTCAGCTTCTGCTGGCTGGAAGACCCTTCGTAATCCAGATCAGAATTAATCTGTGAATTTTTAAAGCCGATAAACTGGAGAGGTATAATGTCTGATCCCTGGTGTAGAAGTTGGTAAAAAGAGTGCTGTCCATTGGTTCCCGGTTCTCCGAAAATCACTGGTCCTGTTGCATAATTCAAAGGATGCCCCTCTCTTGAGACAGATTTCCCGTTACTTTCCATATCCATCTGCTGAAGATGAGCTGGAAAGCGGGAAAGAGCCTGGCTGTAGGGAAGGACTGCTGTGGTAGGATAACCCAGTACATTCCTTTCGAAGACTCCATTCAATGCATCCATCATAGATGCATTTTCCTTGATATCACTATTCATCGACAAAGCATCCGCCTCGGTTGCCCCGGTCAGGATCTCTTCAAAAACTGAAGAACCAAAGGCCAGGGATAAAACAGCACCACCAACGGCTGATGTGCTGGAGAACCTGCCTCCGATATAATCATCAATATAAAAAGAGTCCAGAACATCAGAGGAACCCGCTAAGGGGCTGGTTTCACTGGTTACGGCTATTATATGGGCCATAGGGTTCAGTCCGGTAATACCAGCCGCTTTGGATTTTTCAATCACAAAATTCCTGTTAGCCAATGTTTCCTGAGTTGTTCCGGATTTAGAAACAAGAATAAACAGTGTTGTTTCCAGGTCCAGGTCATTTAAAACAGCATTGGCATCATCCGGGTCTACATTGGAAATAAAACGTGCCTTCAACAGAGGAGAACAGACATTTTCCAAAGCCAGATACAGGGCCCGGGGGCCTAAATCAGAGCCACCGATTCCAATCTGTACGACCGTATCAAACTTTTTCCCTGTGGAGCCCTTCAGTTCTCCATTATGGATTTTACTGGTGAATGCATTGATCCTGGTCAATTGTTTTTTATAAAAGTCTCTCTGGTTTTTTCCGTCGTATAAGACCGGACCATTTAGTTCGCCTCGGGTCAGATGATGAAGAACCATTCGATTCTCACCGGTATTCATAAGGGATCCCGCAAGAAGATCCTTGTATTTTTTGATGAGCTGCTGATCATCTGCCAGAGTCTGCAATTGAGAAATCAACTTTGCATCTACTGTCTTGGCTGCATAGTTATAGCTCAGACCGCCACCTGCATAAATATTGCATTGTTTGATCCCATCAGAAGTGAGAAGTGCATTTGGTTTGATATCCCCTGCATTTTTTAATATAGCTTTATAACTTTCAACAGTATCAAGATTGTTATATTGAATAGACATTATATCCCCCTGTTTTTAGTCATTTAAATATAAATAGACCAGACAATCCCATCAATACCTAAAAGGCGTTAAATACCGGCAGTCTAGAAAAAGGAGGCCTGCTCAATACTGAAGCAGGCCTCCTTGATAGTGGATTTACTGATTATTTATCATGAAATGAAGCGGCCGTTCCTATAATCTTGAGAGCCTGCCCTGAATCATCCTGCAGGTTTTTCTGTACCATGGCTGTGACACCAGTGGAGAGGCCATAGAGGTTGATAAAACCTTCGGCATCATGGTGATCATAGCTGGATGCTCCAAAAGACGCCAGATCTTCAATATAGAGAGCATAGGGAGATTTTCTTCCGGCTACAAAGGCATTGCCCTTATACATAACCATCCTGACAGTTCCTGTTGTGAATTCGGTTGTTTTCTTCATGAATTCTTCCAGGGCATACCGGCTTGTTGTATACCATTTTCCAGCATACACAAGGTCAGCATAATCCATAGCCAGTTTCTGTTTCAAATGGAGGGCATCATTATTGATCGTAAACATTTCAAGATCTCTGAGAGCCTTATGCAGGAGGGTTCCTCCAGGTGTTTCATAGACCCCTCGACTCTTCATTCCAACCAGTCTGGTTTCAACTATATCCACCCGGCCGATTCCATGAGCTGATGCTCTGGTATTCAGTTCCTGAAGCAGATCATATGAATCCATTTTCGTCCCGTTCACTGCAACGGGAATCCCCTTCTTGAAATCTATGGTGATTTCCTCTTCCTCTTCCGGGGCATCCTTTGGTGATGTGGTCAGTTGGAACATAGCTTCCTGAGGTCTGTTCCAGGGGTCTTCCAGATCTCCCCCTTCATGACTCATATGCCAGACATTCCAGTCTCTGGAATAAATATTTTTCTTGGAAATATTTCCAAGATCGATTCCATGATTCTCAGCATACTCAATAGCATCTTCTCTGGAATGAATATCCCAGATTCTCCAGGGTGCTATTACCTTGAGGTGGGGAGCCAGTGCTTTATAGGTCAATTCAAACCGGACCTGGTCGTTCCCTTTTCCCGTAC containing:
- the pgi gene encoding glucose-6-phosphate isomerase (functions in sugar metabolism in glycolysis and the Embden-Meyerhof pathways (EMP) and in gluconeogenesis; catalyzes reversible isomerization of glucose-6-phosphate to fructose-6-phosphate; member of PGI family), with amino-acid sequence MSIQYNNLDTVESYKAILKNAGDIKPNALLTSDGIKQCNIYAGGGLSYNYAAKTVDAKLISQLQTLADDQQLIKKYKDLLAGSLMNTGENRMVLHHLTRGELNGPVLYDGKNQRDFYKKQLTRINAFTSKIHNGELKGSTGKKFDTVVQIGIGGSDLGPRALYLALENVCSPLLKARFISNVDPDDANAVLNDLDLETTLFILVSKSGTTQETLANRNFVIEKSKAAGITGLNPMAHIIAVTSETSPLAGSSDVLDSFYIDDYIGGRFSSTSAVGGAVLSLAFGSSVFEEILTGATEADALSMNSDIKENASMMDALNGVFERNVLGYPTTAVLPYSQALSRFPAHLQQMDMESNGKSVSREGHPLNYATGPVIFGEPGTNGQHSFYQLLHQGSDIIPLQFIGFKNSQINSDLDYEGSSSQQKLKANLVAQIVAFAKGRPHENK
- a CDS encoding argininosuccinate synthase, with product MSEQPIKKIALAYSGGLDTSIIIPWLKENYNGAEVIAICTNVGQDENWDGLEQKALNAGASKYFLADLRDELTKDYIYPMVRAGAIYEGQYLLGTSIARPIQAKYQVDIALQEGCDALCHGCTGKGNDQVRFELTYKALAPHLKVIAPWRIWDIHSREDAIEYAENHGIDLGNISKKNIYSRDWNVWHMSHEGGDLEDPWNRPQEAMFQLTTSPKDAPEEEEEITIDFKKGIPVAVNGTKMDSYDLLQELNTRASAHGIGRVDIVETRLVGMKSRGVYETPGGTLLHKALRDLEMFTINNDALHLKQKLAMDYADLVYAGKWYTTSRYALEEFMKKTTEFTTGTVRMVMYKGNAFVAGRKSPYALYIEDLASFGASSYDHHDAEGFINLYGLSTGVTAMVQKNLQDDSGQALKIIGTAASFHDK